From the genome of Onthophagus taurus isolate NC chromosome 5, IU_Otau_3.0, whole genome shotgun sequence, one region includes:
- the LOC111426640 gene encoding zinc finger protein 81-like: MDLLTCRCCNIQLHPETISFPLNMRESLNELTLQEKLQKCVPELGVDNDPKVVMCVSCYSQLRTAYDFILMCLKTENDLSQNKKEELENPTTTLNDINKVPNKEMEQIVDCKISINRLPRDIKANETVYVCENCKSLFLSKWHYTEHLSRTKKCFLTCFLCNINFSSNVIFEMHMKFMHSQHYSCYKVITPELSMIIHKNQEDECTQPVENIEEDENLEVNVDQNKISKNKNGSVKRFRSNQDLKCVFCRSEFLNIVLLQQHYNSHQLYCYKCLKCNKIDVDKDRHNNECNSKDFIEPDLPDKRCPFCFKYYSNLQDLRNHLNTHNKFKLYCYKCSHHFNSIWEFALHVIINKCRCTQFVQNSENSVCCPICEKILSTKKILQVHFYAHSFNTTVCANCNKPFYDNLVFEEHLKQCQPLIEVEANTENSKMDVCLKQEDVENIESDALEENNFTADIDGKDMDAFRDLYMKFHSNPLLEKAEASLIQKRLNNLSGNDDVRGASDYVNVVTSKV; the protein is encoded by the exons atggATTTATTAACTTGTAGATGTTGCAATATACAATTACACCCAGAAACCATTTCGTTTCCATTAAATATGAGAGAATCCCTAAATGAATTAactttacaagaaaaattacaaaaatgtgTTCCAGAAttg GGAGTTGATAATGACCCAAAAGTCGTTATGTGCGTTAGTTGTTACTCTCAGTTAAGAACAGCTTATGATTTTATATTGATGtgtttaaaaacagaaaacgatttatcacagaacaaaaaagaagaattagAAAACCCCACAACCACATTAaacgatataaataaagtaccCAATAAAGAAATGGAACAAATTGTAGATTGTAAGATATCAATTAACCGTTTACCTCGAGATATTAAAGCAAACGAAACTGTTTATGTatgcgaaaattgtaaatcgttatttttatcGAAATGGCATTATACAGAGCACCtttcaagaactaaaaaatgcttcttaacttgttttttgtgtaatattaattttagttctaaCGTTATCTTTGAAATGCATATGAAATTTATGCATTCGCAACATTACAGTTGTTACAAAGTAATTACTCCCGAATTATCAAtgataatacataaaaatcaagaggATGAATGTACACAACCTGTTGAAAACATAGAAGAAGACGAAAACTTGGAAGTAAATGTAGatcaaaacaaaattagtaaaaataaaaatggatcGGTTAAAAGATTTCGATCTAATCAAGATctaaaatgtgttttttgtAGAAGTGAATttctaaatattgttttattacaacaACATTACAATTCTCATCAATTGTATTGTTATAAATGTcttaaatgcaataaaattgaTGTGGACAAAGACAGACATAACAATGAATGTAATTCTAAGGATTTCATAGAGCCAGATTTACCAGATAAACGATgtcctttttgttttaaatattattcgaaTTTGCAAGATTTAAGAAACCATCTTAACACACACAATAAATTCAAACTTTATTGCTATAAATGTTCCCATCATTTCAACAGTATTTGGGAATTTGCGTTACATGTaatcataaataaatgtaGATGTACTCAATTCGTTCAAAACAGCGAAAACTCTGTGTGTTGTCCTATATGCGAAAAGATTTTAAGCACAAAAAAGATTCTTCAAGTACATTTCTACGCCCATTCGTTCAACACGACGGTTTGCGCAAACTGTAATAAACCTTTTTATGATAACTTGGTGTTTGAggaacatttaaaacaatgcCAACCCTTAATTGAAGTTGAAGCAAATAcggaaaattcaaaaatggaTGTTTGTTTGAAACAGGAGGATGTGGAAAACATTGAGAGTGACGCCttggaagaaaataatttcacTGCTGATATTGATGGAAAAGATATGGATGCTTTTAGAGATCTCTATATGAAGTTTCATTCTAATCCGTTATTGGAGAAAGCTGAAGCGTCCCTAattcaaaaaagattaaacaatttgagtGGAAATGATGATGTTCGAGGTGCATCAGATTATGTTAATGTGGTGACTtcaaaagtttaa
- the LOC111426775 gene encoding uncharacterized protein, with the protein MTLADILTSSPQPSVTLKTTNSDVIDERSQKGQFGWFTLGMVHIPLIYRNNEEYCSVRMAEQGALNCYLKFLNKDIDNCVNVKSSYVTSAEANLLNQINFIHCDGQFGRDHFANQLLIKVNDVKEFYDFLRICYGKLIGKEADCDKRLGFVIINKESVVPYAVSNGRKYVPLFYFEGEIDQLKLKSYKLEGWDLSYLKFCCKIQGIRNQLFAHDTCSVIDLADIKQYFPPETTFDEYWPNNSGTAQLLVPSRNQLVCGEWTRRPPAPLIVPAHKQNALQKNSAYPPPKMSCRTYPTIQYMSMS; encoded by the coding sequence ATGACATTGGCAGATATCCTAACCTCTTCACCACAACCGTCCGTAACGTTGAAGACCACGAACAGTGACGTCATCGATGAAAGATCGCAAAAGGGACAGTTTGGATGGTTTACTTTGGGTATGGTACACATTCCTTTAATATATCGAAATAACGAGGAGTATTGTTCGGTTAGAATGGCCGAACAGGGcgctttaaattgttatttaaaatttttgaataaagatatAGACAATTGTGTCAACGTCAAAAGTTCTTACGTTACAAGCGCCGAGGCAAACCTCCTCAaccaaatcaattttatccATTGCGACGGCCAATTCGGACGGGATCATTTCGCAAATCAATTGTTGATAAAAGTTAACGACGTAAAAGAATTTTACGACTTCTTAAGAATTTGTTATGGAAAGTTAATAGGGAAAGAAGCGGATTGCGATAAACGATTGGGGTttgtaattattaacaaagaaTCCGTTGTACCTTACGCCGTTTCAAATGGACGAAAATATGTGCCGTTATTTTATTTCGAAGGGGAAATCGATcagttgaaattaaaatcgtATAAATTGGAGGGGTGGGATCTTagttatttaaagttttgttgtaaaataCAAGGAATTCGGAACCAGTTATTCGCGCACGATACCTGTTCGGTCATCGATTTGGCCgatattaaacaatattttccaCCGGAAACGACGTTCGATGAGTATTGGCCCAACAATTCGGGAACTGCGCAATTATTAGTACCTTCAAGAAACCAACTTGTTTGTGGGGAATGGACGAGAAGACCGCCCGCGCCTCTTATTGTACCGGCACATAAACAGAATgcgttacaaaaaaattcagCGTATCCACCACCGAAAATGAGTTGCAGAACTTATCCTACCATACAATATATGAGTAtgtcataa
- the LOC111426531 gene encoding dopaminechrome tautomerase-like isoform X2 codes for MRTFDRYLCLILGLCHASIAYGQSSKFKKIYEWTSLDFDYESDSARQHDIQIGNFHQGEIAPIDVDVYYAHEAKPVIFVAIPRFQAGVPVTLGVIQGHTGTIPKIKPYPNWSSQRHSQSCGPDRIISVFRVQVDSKCNKLWVMDTGKILDKQVCPPQIIAFDLKDNRKIHQFDLDKSLYSDASIFVTPIVDTRDNCQKTFVYLADCQAFSIVVYDAFNNKAWKVSDKSMYPSPEYGTYSIQGDSFDLMDGVLGMALEPYVPGRDRKLFFHAMSSATETWVYTSQLRNESLFSHGPLTNPDIFHTYKGKRDSQTAAEGIDKNGVAFFGQMSKTSIHCWNTDLPYGGENIQLVEYNPKTLQFASGLKIVNHPQGFQELWVLTSRFQKVAVGTLNPQEINFRIQSVTTDDAVRGTSCRRSLSNRYPGSGSGGYGGYGKKPLASTDRIIFTS; via the exons atgcGTACATTCG ATAGATACCTTTGCTTAATATTGGGGTTATGCCACGCATCGATCGCTTATGGCCAAAGCTCcaagttcaaaaaaatctaCGAATGGACTTCGTTAGATTTCGATTACGAATCTGATTCGGCAAGACAACACGATATACAAATAGGAAACTTTCATCAAGGAGAAATTGCACCGATTGATGTTGATGTTTATTATGCCC atgaagCTAAACCAGTTATTTTTGTTGCAATTCCCCGATTTCAAGCGGGGGTTCCCGTAACTTTAGGGGTTATCCAAGGACATACAGGGAcaatcccaaaaataaaaccttacCCGAATTGGTCGTCTCAAAGACATTCGCAATCTTGCGGCCCAGATCGtattatttcagtttttagAGTTCAAGTTGATTCgaaatgtaataaattgtgGGTGATGGATactggaaaaattttagataaacaAGTGTGTCCACCGCAAATTATAGCTTTCGATTTAAAAGAT aaTAGGAAGATTCATCAGTTTGATCTCGACAAATCTCTTTATTCGGACGCTTCAATTTTCGTCACCCCAATAGTTGATACCAGGGATAATTGCCAAAAAACTTTCGTCTACCTCGCTGATTGCCAAGCATTCTCAATCGTTGTTTACGACGCTTTCAACAACAAAGCTTGGAAAGTTAGTGATAAATCGATGTATCCAAGCCCGGAATATGGAACTTACAGCATTCAAGGAGACTCGTTCGATTTGATGGATGGAGTCTTAGGGATGGCTTTAGAACCATACGTTCCTGGTAGAGATAGAAAACTTTTCTTCCACGCCATGTCGAGTGCCACAGAAACTTGGGTTTATACCTCGCAATTGAGAAATGAATCTCTTTTTAGTCACGGACCATTAACAAATCCAGATATTTTCCAT acATATAAAGGTAAAAGAGACTCCCAAACAGCAGCTGAAGGAATCGATAAAAACGGCGTTGCATTTTTCGGCCAAATGAGTAAAACCTCGATTCATTGTTGGAATACAGATCTTCCTTACGGCGGCGAAAACATCCAATTGGTTGAGTACAATCCGAAAACGCTCCAATTTGCGAGTGgtttaaaaatcgttaatcATCCGCAAGGTTTTCAAGAACTTTGGGTTTTAACTTCGCGGTTCCAAAAAGTTGCTGTGGGTACGTTAAACCcgcaagaaattaattttaggatACAATCGGTTACGACTGATGATGCAGTTCGTGGGACGAGTTGTAGAAGATCTTTATCAAATCGATATCCTGGATCGGGAAGTGGGGGATATGGAGGATATGGGAAAAAACCGCTTGCAAGTACAGatagaattatttttactagTTAA
- the LOC111426667 gene encoding dopaminechrome tautomerase, with translation MWLTPIAIITLLTSFGACQDFEVINQWNLLDYEFPNYEFASKYRPENSVFTGLEVTEDRIFLATPRLRAGVAATLATIPRRTPPGSSPVLKAYPDWSFHSAGNDNNNCSGLISVYRIRRDSCNRLWVLDSGIMTSIDDFTRVCTPKLLIFNLRTDVVERQVIFPREVIRPSSLFTNLIIDESVQGSCDNAVVYISDTAAPGIIVYDSLKDQAWRFIHPTMFPDPDHSDIEIDSERFSLMDGIVGLAHSPNLRLMYYQPLATDRVFTISTDVLRKGPLAEGEELPVRLAGRKSSQGLGLTVDPRDDSLFFSPLTETSVTSWNPITNQQRLLAFDRKRLQFPAELRWMNHDPDSVWALTTRFQRFFKRTVKNNEVNLRIVRFPLNSVPTFPVSNSVFFK, from the exons ATGTGGTTAACACCCATCGCAATCATCACCTTACTAACATCATTCGGTGCTTGCCAAGATTTCGAAGTCATCAACCAATGGAATCTGTTAGATTACGAATTTCCCAATTAcgaatttgcttcaaaatatcg ccCAGAAAATTCGGTTTTTACTGGATTAGAAGTAACTGAAGATAGGATATTTTTGGCAACCCCTCGATTACGAGCGGGAGTTGCCGCAACTTTAGCAACGATCCCACGACGCACCCCCCCGGGGTCAAGCCCCGTTTTAAAAGCTTATCCAGATTGGTCGTTTCACTCCGCAggaaatgataataataattgttcgGGGTTAATCTCGGTTTATAGGATACGAAGGGATTCTTGCAATCGACTTTGGGTGTTAGATTCGGGGATTATGACTTCGATCGATGATTTCACGCGAGTTTGTACCcctaaattattaatttttaatttacgaaCGGACGTCGTTGAGCGCCAAGTTATTTTTCCTCGGGAAGTTATTAGACCATCGTCTCTTTTTACTAATTTAATAATCGATGAAAGTGTTCAAGGAAGTTGCGATAACGCCGTTGTTTATATCAGCGATACAGCGGCCCCGGGGATCATCGTTTACGATTCGTTGAAAGACCAAGCTTGGAGATTTATCCATCCCACTATGTTCCCCGATCCCGATCATTCCGACATCGAGATTGATAGCGAACGATTTTCTTTGATGGATGGGATCGTTGGATTGGCGCATTCCCCGAATTTGAGGCTTATGTATTATCAACCTTTGGCGACCGATCGGGTTTTTACTATTTCGACGGATGTTTTGAGGAAGGGCCCTTTGGCTGAGGGGGAAGAGTTGCCCGTTCGATTGGCTGGGAGGAAATCGTCTCAAGGGTTAGGATTAACGGTTGATCCTAGGGATgatagtttattttttagtccTTTAACTGAAACTTCGGTTACTTCATGGAATCCGATAACAAATCAACAAAG attatTGGCTTTCGATCGAAAACGATTACAATTTCCCGCTGAATTGAGATGGATGAATCACGACCCGGATAGCGTTTGGGCTTTAACCACGCGGTTTCaaagatttttcaaaagaaCTGTAAAAAACAACGAAGTTAATTTGAGGATCGTTCGATTTCCGTTGAATTCTGTGCCTACTTTCCCAGTAAGCAACAGCGTAttcttcaaataa
- the LOC111426718 gene encoding cyclic GMP-AMP synthase-like receptor has product MDGVLQKINSQCISFSVEVEKRNNKILKDVLDKFVVELKKDPLFKVLYQRVFYGGSFYDNLKVGQPDEFDLDLLFVLPKSVRFEMLQVGDYPGFVQLKVKNPEILGDIFQRKLTDNGNLSADKLRRWMESLVTKVLSTFPLQNGYYQLSAGGYQMRGKMRKSGPAQTLEITNTQHNIILNVDLVPCFQFDIGLLPTGSKWRKNPIPSKNTFFIVPKRPKNMDKISDYYWRLSFQEQERELMNNKRNFKPALRLMKKLRDVCGHDAIASYYIKTVFLWTIDRNDTSYWNGTLSDVFIKMLKTYIEHLEKGKIEYFWDKNLNLLTISSITLSNFSNRLKCVLKDIERFRTTNPEAICKYFDCRV; this is encoded by the exons atggATGGTGTgctacaaaaaattaattctcaATGTATTTCGTTTTCAGTAGAGGtggaaaaacgaaataataaaatattaaaagat gTTTTGGATAAATTCGTTGTCGAATTAAAGAAAGATCCcctttttaaagttttgtatCAACGCGTTTTTTATGGCGGCAGTTTTTACGATAATCTAAAAGTTGGACAACCCGATGAATTCGATTTAGATTTACTGTTTGTTTTACCCAAATCGGTTCGTTTCGAAATGTTGCAAGTTGGTGATTACCCCGGTTTTGtacaattaaaagttaaaaatcctGAAATTCTAgg GGATATTTTCCAAAGAAAACTAACAGACAACGGCAATTTAAGTGCCGATAAGTTACGTCGCTGGATGGAGAGTTTAGTCACGAAAGTTTTATCAACTTTTCCTCTTCAAAACGgttattatcaattatcaGCGGGTGGTTATCAAATGCGCGGTAAAATGCGAAAATCCGGCCCTGCACAAACTCTTGAAATAACAAACACTCAACATAACATCATTTTGAATGTCGATTTGGTTCCTTGTTTTCAATTTGATATCGGATTACTTCCCACGGGGAGTAAATGGCGAAAAAATCCTATTCCATCTAAAAACACGTTCTTCATCGTTCCAAAACGCCCGAAAAACATGGATAAAATATCCGATTATTACTGGAGATTATCCTTTCAGGAACAAGAAAGAGAATtgatgaataataaaagaaattttaaaccCGCTTTGAGACTTATGAag aaattacGTGATGTTTGTGGGCACGATGCAATCGCTAGTTACTacataaaaaccgtttttttatGGACGATCGATCGTAATGACACTTCTTATTGGAATGGAACTTTAAGTGATGTTTTTATTAAG atGTTAAAAACTTATATAGAGCATttagaaaaaggaaaaattgaATACTTTTGGGATAAGAATTTGAACCTTTTAACCATAAGCTCAATAACTTTATCCAACTTTAGTAACAGATTGAAATGCGTTCTTAAAGATATTGAAAGATTTCGTACAACCAATCCAGAAGCGATTTGCAAATATTttg atTGTAgagtttaa
- the LOC111426531 gene encoding dopaminechrome tautomerase-like isoform X1, producing the protein MPRLKVITVLIVLLTARLCNQYDFGFRTYSREYVVPQYSAQQTDRYLCLILGLCHASIAYGQSSKFKKIYEWTSLDFDYESDSARQHDIQIGNFHQGEIAPIDVDVYYAHEAKPVIFVAIPRFQAGVPVTLGVIQGHTGTIPKIKPYPNWSSQRHSQSCGPDRIISVFRVQVDSKCNKLWVMDTGKILDKQVCPPQIIAFDLKDNRKIHQFDLDKSLYSDASIFVTPIVDTRDNCQKTFVYLADCQAFSIVVYDAFNNKAWKVSDKSMYPSPEYGTYSIQGDSFDLMDGVLGMALEPYVPGRDRKLFFHAMSSATETWVYTSQLRNESLFSHGPLTNPDIFHTYKGKRDSQTAAEGIDKNGVAFFGQMSKTSIHCWNTDLPYGGENIQLVEYNPKTLQFASGLKIVNHPQGFQELWVLTSRFQKVAVGTLNPQEINFRIQSVTTDDAVRGTSCRRSLSNRYPGSGSGGYGGYGKKPLASTDRIIFTS; encoded by the exons ATGCCTCGATTAAAAGTTATAACTGTGTTGATAGTGTTGTTAACGGCGAGGCTTTGTAATCAATATGATTTTGGGTTTAGAACTTATTCCAGAGAATATGTTGTGCCGCAATATTCAGCTCAACAAACag ATAGATACCTTTGCTTAATATTGGGGTTATGCCACGCATCGATCGCTTATGGCCAAAGCTCcaagttcaaaaaaatctaCGAATGGACTTCGTTAGATTTCGATTACGAATCTGATTCGGCAAGACAACACGATATACAAATAGGAAACTTTCATCAAGGAGAAATTGCACCGATTGATGTTGATGTTTATTATGCCC atgaagCTAAACCAGTTATTTTTGTTGCAATTCCCCGATTTCAAGCGGGGGTTCCCGTAACTTTAGGGGTTATCCAAGGACATACAGGGAcaatcccaaaaataaaaccttacCCGAATTGGTCGTCTCAAAGACATTCGCAATCTTGCGGCCCAGATCGtattatttcagtttttagAGTTCAAGTTGATTCgaaatgtaataaattgtgGGTGATGGATactggaaaaattttagataaacaAGTGTGTCCACCGCAAATTATAGCTTTCGATTTAAAAGAT aaTAGGAAGATTCATCAGTTTGATCTCGACAAATCTCTTTATTCGGACGCTTCAATTTTCGTCACCCCAATAGTTGATACCAGGGATAATTGCCAAAAAACTTTCGTCTACCTCGCTGATTGCCAAGCATTCTCAATCGTTGTTTACGACGCTTTCAACAACAAAGCTTGGAAAGTTAGTGATAAATCGATGTATCCAAGCCCGGAATATGGAACTTACAGCATTCAAGGAGACTCGTTCGATTTGATGGATGGAGTCTTAGGGATGGCTTTAGAACCATACGTTCCTGGTAGAGATAGAAAACTTTTCTTCCACGCCATGTCGAGTGCCACAGAAACTTGGGTTTATACCTCGCAATTGAGAAATGAATCTCTTTTTAGTCACGGACCATTAACAAATCCAGATATTTTCCAT acATATAAAGGTAAAAGAGACTCCCAAACAGCAGCTGAAGGAATCGATAAAAACGGCGTTGCATTTTTCGGCCAAATGAGTAAAACCTCGATTCATTGTTGGAATACAGATCTTCCTTACGGCGGCGAAAACATCCAATTGGTTGAGTACAATCCGAAAACGCTCCAATTTGCGAGTGgtttaaaaatcgttaatcATCCGCAAGGTTTTCAAGAACTTTGGGTTTTAACTTCGCGGTTCCAAAAAGTTGCTGTGGGTACGTTAAACCcgcaagaaattaattttaggatACAATCGGTTACGACTGATGATGCAGTTCGTGGGACGAGTTGTAGAAGATCTTTATCAAATCGATATCCTGGATCGGGAAGTGGGGGATATGGAGGATATGGGAAAAAACCGCTTGCAAGTACAGatagaattatttttactagTTAA
- the LOC111426717 gene encoding putative odorant receptor 69a, with product MANILGFYIVEKYFRKNHFWPTSTGFRGLAPFTLIIINILWGIYSLIIEITNFKANCIKLLFYVEFILLASLCLWGNLELVRNKRHLLNMIDLLSDFNEFGVPERIQFVDKILKIILKSINYGGSFVVHLASYLVMFQDDCVIDQNFKNCLVHQFYVPLKLNHWEVTLIMLFQIYSFTIMMIIMLFGIVLYWYSVELLVIRINNLNEMLDNITLTKNKKMNYKVLRPLIMYHQKIVRMFRFASSYYVRYLVPIKVCCSLVLTTSITEFVITKDLINLIIIIANFLGILICYSIAERFTTLANTVSIAIYNLNWFDADVSTRHDVLLLLTTCQKPLVIQTPLFMAVSHVAVAQDYKRVYIFCNWILKVTN from the exons ATGGCGAACATTTTAGGTTTCTATATTGTGGAGAAATATTTCcgtaaaaatcatttttggcCAACCTCAACTGGATTTCGAGGACTCGCGCCGTTTACtttaatcattataaacatACTATGGGGGATTTATTCGCTTATAATTGAAATTACAA attttaaggcGAATTGTATAAAACTGTTATTTTACGTGGAGTTTATTTTGCTGGCATCACTGTGCTTATGGGGAAATTTAGAATTAGTACGCAACAAACgccatttattaaatatgattGATTTGTTGAgcgattttaatgaatttggCGTTCCGGAAAGAATTCAATTTGTCGATAAAATcttgaaaattatattaaaatcgataaactATGGAGGATCATTTGTAGTACATCTAGCGAGTTATCTTGTGATGTTTCAAGATGATTGTGTTAttgatcaaaattttaaaaattgtttggtaCATCAATTCTACGTTCCACTCAAGTTGAACCACTGGGAAGTGAcattaataatgttatttcaaatatattcTTTCACCATTATGAtgattattatgttatttgGAATAGTTTTGTATTGGTATTCGGTTGAATTACTGGTTATCCGCATAAATAACCTTAACGAGATGCTTGATAACATAACTTTAaccaaaaacaagaaaatgaacTATAAAGTTTTGCGCCCTCTAATCATGTATCATCAAAAAATAGTCAG AATGTTTCGATTCGCTAGTAGTTACTACGTAAGATACCTTGTGCCTATAAAAGTTTGTTGTTCCCTTGTATTAACTACATCTATTACTGAATTTGTTATA acgaaggacttaataaatttaatcattataatagcaaattttttgggaatATTAATATGCTATTCCATTGCAGAACGATTTACTACATTG GCTAATACCGTGTCAATAGCcatttataatttgaattgGTTCGATGCTGACGTTTCAACACGACAcgatgttttattattacttactACATGTCAAAAACCACTAGTAATACAAACTCCTTTATTTATGGCAGTATCACATGTTGCAGTAGCACAA gACTACAAAAGGGTTTATATCTTCTGCAATTGGATACTAAAAGTTACAAActga